A genomic stretch from Melospiza georgiana isolate bMelGeo1 chromosome 29, bMelGeo1.pri, whole genome shotgun sequence includes:
- the NCKAP5L gene encoding nck-associated protein 5-like: MSESVAEAPAETGPSQELLQRLRELEAENSALAQANENQRETYERCLDEVANHVVQALLNQKDLREECLKLKKRVFELERQNQVLSELFQQKLQLSTGSLPQLPLHAVPAPADVPVTPQPSSAEQEPPQLLPGLSLALPEVLPPVPSASPGLSPGAPPLDALSPFFKKKAQILEVLRKLEESDPLLGPPPASPGSPEPCSALAWPPCPLRAPGAAGGWRGPEGSPCSSPEEAGPPRGALLSALAERLLRGEGGGCCRRNNGEAPGGPPRQRRGEHPAFLALYAAGEESPEGGFTPLSPVPNALPSPSKVLKVPPSPAGLRLSPQLAHPSKIPCRGAHPEASPVLSRRPSPDAAPEPAPSEPPAFPRTFEAVEQPPGPPAPAGSGERAAASPPSSRRGTGGSAPCRRPGKKPPEPGYLPFKERLAALGKLRGAEGRETPGPGRPERGHGGELRPPPRAGLGGSLKHPEPAHGTEPLARCYSSGSMGDPGKAGGKTRPGTGRTPSRTPPTPPAKSSRSPHGSPTKLPTKAGKGAGAARGEEPPAGAKAGGGPHKTPAEPAEPTGPAASGAGHSAIEEKVMKGIEENVLRLQGQERAPGAEAKGKAAGLASWFGLRRSKLPALSRRGDGGRGRDWAGTPAPLRREVKLAARKLEAESLNISKLMEKAEDLRKALREEHAFLQGLALEKGRPRGPPRGPGPLPVMYQEVTAETFMQQLLDRVDGKDVPYETRLEHKRELCDLRRVPPDAKEARLCRPPRNGIVGHLREPSDKVPDVALRDELPSDESLSESGTGQHFAACGSLTRTLDSGIGTFPPPDYGGVPAKSTPKPRGRPEPLPGAVPAAVTKVPRKARTLEREVPSAEELLVPGKHRSAPGCRLPAPPNPHGHRAAPQDTGDDARKPRRVQQSKNWTFPNAKGCGAADPFVCPPGGLEGLHRPGQAPVCSPGGHRGASPEVPPPLPPALSASSSRTPSASDVGDEGSTEARSRDGGHGPAGLEHSESLSDSLYDSLSSCGSQG, translated from the exons atgTCGGAGAGCGTGGCCGAGGCGCCGGCAGAGACAGgccccagccaggagctgctgcagcgcCTGCGGGAGCTGGAG gcagagaaCTCCGCCCTGGCACAGGCCAACGAGAACCAGAGGGAGACGTACGAGCGCTGCCTGGATGAG gtTGCCAACCACGTGGTGCAGGCACTGCTCAACCAAAAG GACCTGCGCGAGGAGTGCCTCAAGCTGAAGAAGCGCGTGTTCGAGCTGGAGCGGCAGAACCAGGTGCTGAGCGAGCTCTTccagcagaagctgcagctctccacCGGCTCCCTCCCCCAG CTGCCGCTGCACGCGGTGCCAGCGCCCGCCGATGTGCCAGTgaccccccagcccagctctgctgagcaagagcccccccagctgctccccggCCTCAGTTTGGCCCTGCCTGAG gtgCTGCCACCAGTGCCATCGGCCAGCCCTGGCCTCAGCCCCGGCGCCCCTCCCCTGGACGCCCTGTCCCCATTCTTCAAAAAGAAAGCCCAAATCCTGGAGGTGCTGCGCAAGCTGGAGGAGTCCGACCCTCTGCTGGGACCCCCGCCCGCCTCCCCCGGCTCCCCCGAGCCCTGCTCGGCCCTGGCCTGGCCCCCCTGCCCTCTGCGGgccccgggggctgcggggggcTGGCGGGGCCCCgagggcagcccctgctcctcccccGAGGAAGCGGGGCCGCCTCGGGGCGCTCTGCTCAGCGCTTTGGCCGAGCGGCTGCTGCGGGGCGAGGGCGGCGGCTGCTGCCGGCGCAATAACGGGGAAGCCCCCGGGGGTCCCCCCCGGCAGCGGCGAGGGGAGCACCCCGCGTTCCTGGCGCTCTACGCGGCCGGTGAGGAGAGCCCCGAGGGCGGCTTCACCCCGCTCTCCCCCGTCCCCAACGCGCTGCCCTCGCCCTCCAAGGTGCTCAAAGTGCCGCCCAGCCCCGCGGGGCTGCGCCTCAGCCCCCAGCTCGCCCACCCCTCCAAGATCCCGTGTCGCGGCGCCCACCCCGAGGCGTCGCCGGTGCTCAGCCGCCGCCCGTCCCCCGATGCCGCCCCGGAGCCCGCTCCCAGCGAGCCCCCCGCCTTCCCCCGCACCTTCGAGGCGGTGGAGCagcccccgggacccccggcaccggcggggagcggggagcGAGCGGCGGCGTCCCCGCCCAGCTCTCGCCGTGGCACGGGGGGCTCGGCGCCCTGCCGCCGGCCCGGTAAGAAGCCCCCCGAGCCGGGTTATCTGCCCTTCAAGGAGCgcctggcagcgctgggcaAGCTGCGAGGGGCTGAGGGCCGAGAAacgcccgggccgggccggcccgAACGGGGCCATGGGGGCGAACTGCGCCCCCCACCCCGGGCGGGTTTGGGGGGCAGCCTGAAGCACCCCGAGCCGGCGCACGGCACGGAGCCCCTGGCCCGCTGCTACTCCTCCGGTTCCATGGGGGACCCCGGTAAAGCGGGGGGCAAAACCCGCCCCGGAACCGGCAGGACCCCGTCCCGGACCCCCCCCACGCCCCCCGCCAAAAGCTCCCGCAGCCCCCACGGCAGCCCCACCAAGCTGCCCACCAAGGCGGGCAAAGGcgcgggggcagcgcggggcgAGGAGCCCCCCGCGGGTGCCAAGGCGGGCGGGGGTCCCCACAAAACGCCCGCGGAGCCCGCGGAGCCCACGGGGCCGGCGGCGAGCGGCGCGGGGCACTCGGCCATCGAGGAGAAGGTGATGAAGGGCATCGAGGAGAAcgtgctgaggctgcaggggcaggagagGGCGCCGGGAGCCGAGGCCAAGGGCAAAGCAGCGGGGCTGGCGAGCTGGTTCGGGCTGCGGAGGAGCAAATTGCCCGCGCTGAGCCGGAGAGGGGACGGTGGGCGCGGGCGCGACTGGGCTGGCACCCCCGCACCCCTTCGCCGAGAGGTCAAGCTGGCCGCCCGCAAGCTGGAAGCCGAGAGTCTCAACATCTCGAAGCTGATGGAGAAGGCGGAGGATCTGCGCAAGGCGCTGCGGGAGGAGCACGCGTTCCTGCAGGGACTGGCGCTGGAGAAGGGGCGTCCCCGTGGGCCCCCTCGAGGCCCCGGTCCCCTCCCCGTCATGTACCAGGAGGTGACGGCCGAGACCTtcatgcagcagctgctggacag GGTGGACGGCAAGGACGTCCCCTACGAGACCCGCCTGGAGCACAAGCGGGAGCTTTGTGACCTCCGGAGGGTCCCCCCCGACGCCAAAGAAGCGCGGCTGTGCCGCCCGCCCCGCAACGGCATCGTGGGACACCTGCGGGAGCCCTCGGACAAG GTGCCCGACGTGGCGCTCCGGGACGAGCTGCCGTCCGACGAGAGCCTGTCCGAGTCGGGGACCGGGCAGCATTTCGCCG CCTGCGGGTCTCTGACGCGGACGCTGGACAGCGGGATCGGCACATTCCCACCCCCCGATTATGGGGGGGTCCCCGCTAAGAGCACCCCCAAACCGCGGGGCCGCCCCGAGCCGCTGCCCGGGGCCGTGCCGGCCGCTGTCACCAAAGTGCCGCGCAAGGCCCGGACGCTGGAACGGGAGGTCCCGAGCGCCGAGGAGCTGCTGGTACCGGGGAAACACCGGAGCGCTCCGGGCTGCCGCCTCCCGGCGCCCCCCAACCCGCACGGGCACCGCGCCGCGCCGCAAG ACACCGGGGATGACGCCAGGAAACCACGGCGGGTCCAGCAGAGCAAGAACTGGACCTTCCCCAACGCCAAAGGCTGCGGTGCTGCCGACCCCTTCGTGTGCCCACCcggggggctggaggggctgcatCGACCTGGGCAG GCCCCCGTGTGCAGCCCGGGGGGACACCGAGGGGCATCCCCGGAGGTTCCCCCACCTCTGCCCCCCGCCCTGAGCGCCAGCAGCAGCCGCACCCCCAGCGCCTCGGACGTGGGGGACGAGGGCAGCACGGAGGCGCGGTCCCGGGATGGAGGGCACGGTCCTGCCGGGCTGGAACACTCCGAGTCCCTCAGCGATTCTCTCTACGACAGCCTCTCGTCCTGcggcagccagggctga